In a genomic window of Deltaproteobacteria bacterium:
- the rimI gene encoding ribosomal protein S18-alanine N-acetyltransferase produces MTTGPSSSIVVRNAARFDADAMSALEKAVFSDPWTYNMLENALARPETIALCGVSESELYGSIVLRTAADEAEVMRIAVAAGHRRGGLGSLLLEKGLALAKNRCAVTAFLEVRETNRAAVSFYEAHSFELTGKRPRYYSDTGEAALVMARIL; encoded by the coding sequence ATGACCACCGGCCCTTCATCCTCCATCGTGGTGCGCAACGCGGCCAGGTTCGACGCGGACGCCATGTCGGCCCTGGAAAAAGCCGTCTTTTCGGACCCCTGGACCTATAACATGCTGGAAAACGCCCTGGCCCGGCCCGAAACGATAGCCTTGTGCGGCGTATCCGAAAGCGAGCTATATGGCTCAATCGTTTTAAGGACGGCTGCGGACGAGGCCGAAGTCATGAGGATTGCCGTTGCTGCGGGCCACAGGCGCGGGGGGCTGGGAAGCCTGCTTCTGGAAAAGGGCCTGGCGCTCGCAAAAAATCGCTGCGCTGTCACGGCCTTTCTGGAGGTTCGTGAAACCAACCGGGCTGCGGTTTCGTTTTACGAGGCCCACAGTTTCGAGCTTACGGGAAAAAGGCCCCGCTACTATTCCGACACGGGCGAGGCCGCCCTGGTAATGGCCAGGATTCTATAG
- the gap gene encoding type I glyceraldehyde-3-phosphate dehydrogenase: MAIKLAINGFGRIGRLAFRAAFDHPDIQIVAINDLTNAKTMAHLLTYDSVHGKFKPTVDASDTSITVGGEDIRIFAEKDPAALPWKELEIDVVAECTGLFTNRDGAAKHLAAGAKKVVISAPAKEPDITMVLGVNQNDYDPAKHHIISNASCTTNCLAPVAKVLMENFGIKQGLMTTVHSYTGDQKLLDFPHKDLRRARAAALSMVPTTTGAAKAIALVLPSLKGKLNGLSIRVPTPDVSIVDLVVNVEKTPVTVESINAALKAAAEGPMKGILGFSELPLVSTDFTGTNLSSIVDAELTYVIGDMVKVCSWYDNEWGYSMRLVDMCSLVGGKL, from the coding sequence ATGGCCATCAAACTTGCAATAAACGGATTCGGCAGAATCGGCCGGCTGGCTTTCCGGGCGGCCTTCGACCACCCGGACATCCAAATAGTGGCCATAAACGACCTCACAAACGCCAAGACAATGGCCCACCTGTTAACCTACGACTCGGTCCACGGCAAGTTCAAGCCCACGGTGGATGCAAGCGATACAAGCATAACTGTTGGCGGCGAGGACATCCGCATTTTTGCCGAAAAAGACCCCGCAGCCCTTCCCTGGAAGGAACTCGAAATAGACGTGGTGGCTGAATGCACCGGCCTTTTCACCAACCGCGACGGGGCTGCAAAGCATCTGGCCGCCGGGGCCAAAAAGGTTGTCATCTCCGCTCCCGCCAAGGAACCGGACATAACCATGGTCTTGGGCGTCAACCAAAACGATTACGACCCGGCCAAACATCACATAATTTCCAACGCTTCCTGCACCACCAACTGCCTTGCGCCCGTGGCCAAAGTCCTGATGGAAAATTTCGGAATCAAGCAGGGCCTCATGACAACGGTTCATTCCTACACGGGTGACCAGAAACTCCTTGATTTCCCGCACAAGGACCTTCGCCGGGCCCGCGCCGCCGCCCTTTCCATGGTTCCCACCACCACCGGCGCGGCCAAGGCCATAGCCCTAGTCCTTCCGTCCCTGAAGGGCAAGCTCAACGGTCTGTCCATACGGGTTCCCACCCCGGACGTTTCCATAGTCGATCTGGTGGTCAACGTGGAAAAAACCCCGGTGACCGTTGAGTCGATCAACGCCGCCCTCAAGGCCGCCGCCGAAGGCCCCATGAAAGGCATTCTTGGTTTTTCCGAGCTGCCCCTGGTTTCAACCGATTTCACCGGAACGAACCTGTCTTCCATAGTTGACGCCGAGCTTACCTACGTAATAGGCGACATGGTGAAGGTCTGCTCCTGGTACGACAACGAATGGGGCTATTCCATGAGGCTGGTGGATATGTGCTCCCTGGTGGGTGGAAAACTGTAA
- a CDS encoding triose-phosphate isomerase: MNTRKPLIAGNWKMYKTPEEAGRAAGAVAKTVSETDGAEVMIAPSFVCLAEVARALEGSGVHLSAQNMHWESEGAFTGEVSGPMLKAAGCSHVIIGHSERRQFFGETDETVNRKAKAALIHGLVPVICVGETKTEREEGLTFKVLDRQVRTGLEGLSLKTPVVAYEPVWAIGTGLTATSAQAQEAHAFIRSLVEEIAGHEAASALRILYGGSVKPGNIAELMAMPDIDGALVGGASLDPESFGKIIHLGL, from the coding sequence ATGAACACCAGAAAACCGCTCATCGCCGGCAACTGGAAAATGTACAAGACCCCGGAGGAGGCAGGCCGGGCAGCAGGGGCAGTGGCGAAAACCGTCTCGGAAACCGATGGAGCCGAGGTTATGATCGCCCCCTCCTTCGTCTGCCTGGCGGAAGTGGCCAGGGCGCTTGAGGGGTCCGGGGTCCATCTCTCGGCCCAGAACATGCACTGGGAGTCGGAGGGAGCCTTCACCGGCGAGGTGTCCGGCCCCATGCTGAAGGCCGCCGGGTGCAGCCACGTCATCATCGGCCATTCCGAGCGCAGGCAATTTTTCGGAGAAACGGACGAAACCGTCAATCGGAAGGCCAAGGCGGCCCTCATCCACGGCCTTGTTCCGGTGATCTGTGTGGGGGAGACAAAAACCGAGCGCGAAGAGGGCCTTACGTTTAAAGTGCTTGACAGGCAGGTAAGAACAGGATTAGAAGGTCTTTCTTTAAAAACGCCGGTGGTGGCTTACGAGCCGGTGTGGGCCATAGGTACGGGCCTCACCGCCACCAGCGCGCAGGCCCAGGAGGCCCACGCTTTCATCCGGTCCCTTGTGGAGGAGATCGCGGGGCACGAGGCCGCATCCGCCCTTCGAATTCTTTACGGCGGAAGCGTCAAGCCGGGCAACATCGCCGAACTCATGGCCATGCCCGACATTGACGGTGCGCTTGTGGGCGGCGCGAGCCTGGACCCGGAAAGTTTCGGAAAGATCATCCATCTGGGTTTATGA
- the secG gene encoding preprotein translocase subunit SecG — protein MQILVVAIHVIVCFALIMIVLLQTGKGADIGAAFGGGSSQTLFGSSGAGNLLTKATTIAAIVFMCTSLALAYMSSQKHQGSVMKSAPVKEEAPVPPTGGANGLPAMPPAAGSGVIPKIPLPATGAGVPAVPVQAPQPAANTGSVPASLPEGVKVEATTTAKATIPASGGAGPVKVTIPATGGASAQPVKVSVPATAPVSPAAPALQPASEAPKAPDVAK, from the coding sequence ATGCAAATCCTGGTTGTGGCCATCCATGTTATTGTCTGCTTCGCCCTGATCATGATCGTCCTGTTGCAGACGGGCAAAGGCGCGGACATCGGCGCGGCCTTCGGAGGAGGATCGAGCCAGACCCTTTTCGGAAGCTCCGGCGCCGGGAACCTCCTCACCAAGGCCACCACGATAGCAGCCATAGTCTTCATGTGCACCTCCCTCGCCCTTGCCTACATGTCCAGCCAGAAACATCAGGGCTCGGTCATGAAAAGCGCCCCGGTGAAAGAGGAAGCCCCCGTCCCGCCGACCGGCGGCGCGAACGGCCTTCCCGCCATGCCTCCTGCGGCTGGCAGCGGTGTAATTCCCAAGATTCCGCTCCCGGCAACCGGAGCAGGGGTTCCCGCAGTTCCGGTCCAGGCTCCTCAACCGGCAGCCAACACCGGCTCGGTTCCCGCATCCCTCCCGGAAGGCGTCAAGGTGGAGGCTACAACCACCGCCAAGGCCACGATACCGGCCAGCGGTGGCGCAGGGCCTGTCAAGGTGACCATCCCTGCAACCGGCGGCGCAAGCGCCCAGCCGGTCAAGGTCAGCGTGCCTGCCACTGCTCCCGTTTCACCGGCGGCTCCTGCCCTCCAACCGGCAAGCGAGGCCCCCAAGGCCCCGGATG